The genomic segment CGGCCAGGTCGTTGAGGTCGGTGCCGCCCAGGAACACCGTGCCCCGCGGCACGTCGACCGCGCGGGTCAGCACCTTGGCCAGCGTCGACTTGCCCGAGCCGGTGCGGCCGATCAACGCGTAGGACCGGCCGCGGGCGAAGGTCAGGTTGACGTCCTTGAGCGCGGGCGGGCGTCCGCTGTCGGACTCGCCGTAACGGAAGGTGAGGTCGCGGACGACGAGGTCGCCGTCGACCGGCGGGCGGCCCTCGGTCGGCTCCTGCGGCACGTCCTGCAGCAGCTGCACGCGGCTCCAGGCGCCGAGCGCGTTCTGCAGCTCCGGCACCATGCGGGTGACGTGCTCGAGGGTGCCGCCGAAGCCGAGCGCGAGCAGCCACACCGCGGTCAGGCGGGCGCCGTCGATCTGACCCGCGACCAGGGCCCAGGCGCCGAAGACCACCAGAACCGCGATGAGCGTACGGGTGATGGCGCCCGCGCCCATCGTGATGCGGGCCGAGGAGTGCCAGACGAGACGCCCGCGCCGCAGCACCTCGGCCGCCCGCTGGGCGTAGAGCCGGCGCACGTACGGCGCGGCGAGGCTGGTGCGTACGTCGTCCTGCCCGTGGATCGACTCCTCCATCACGGCGGCCAGGTCGGACCAGGCCTCCTCCTCGGCGATGCGGCGCGGGGAGATGCGCTGGATGGGCTTGTTCATCGTGACGTAGAGCAGGACCGACACGATCACCATGCCGACGCCTGCGGGCCACCACACGAAGAAGGCCGTCACGATCGAGAAGACCGCGACGGCCACCGACTGGGCGATCCGCACCCCGCTGCCGCGCAGCTGGGCGCCGACCTCGTAGACGTCGGCGTCGATCCGGTCGAGCAGCTCGCCGACCGGAGTGTTCTCGAGCGTGGGCAGGTCCTGCCCGAAGGCGACCCGGTTGAGGCCGCGGCGGATCCTGGCGGCCCAGTCGGCGGTCAGCCGCGCGGCGACCAGGCCGACGAACACGTCGCTGAGCACGGAGGCCACCAGCGCGGCGGCGAGCACCCCGAACAGCGGCATGGACCGGTTGACCAGCACCTGACCCGACAGAGCCAGCGCGCCCGCCGATCCCGCTGCACCGAGCAGGATGAGGACCGCCGCGAGGGCCGAACGGCTCCTCGAGGTGGCCCACAGATCGCGAAGCAGACGCATCGACGTAGTCCTCTGGTTGAGCGGGGAGGGGGGTCCCACCATCCTCTGTCGTGGGCAGGAGGTCTTCAACGGAATTACGTGGCTCACCGGCATGGCGCCTGTCACCATCGACGGCTGTGCGAGATCTTCCTGACCCCGTACGGGCCAAGGCCGTGAACGCCGGCGCCCAGCAGTGGCTGGCGGGACTGCCGGCACTGGTGGCCGAGCTCGCCGAGCGCTGGGCCTTCACGGTGGGCGAGGCCTTCCCGGACGGCACCGAGGCGTATGTGGCGGCGGTGACGCGCCACGACGGCACCCCCGCGGTGCTGAAGCTGCTGGTTCCCCGCCCCGGCGCCGCGGCCCGCCACGAGATCACCGTGCTGCGCCTGACCGCCGGTGCCGGATGTGCCCGGCTCCTCGCGCACGACGAGGCCCGCGGCGCGCTGCTGCTGGAACGTCTGGGCCCCGCCCTGTCGGACCTGGCCCTGCCCCAGCCCGACCGCCTGACCATCCTCACCGACCTGGCCACCACGGTCTGGCGGGCCACCCCGGACCGCCGTGCGGCCGCGTCGCCCGCGTCGGTTCTGCCCTCCGGCGCCGGCAGGGCCGAGCGGATGGCCGCCACCATCACGCGCCGGTGGGAGGAGCTGGGCCGCCCGTGCAGCCGGGCGGCCGTCGATCACGCGATGGCGGCAGCCGAGAGCCGGCGCCGCGCCCACGACCCGGCCCGGGCGGTGCTCAACCACGGCGACGTGCACCAGTGGAACGCGCTGCGCGCGGGCGCGGGTTTCAAGCTGGTCGACCCCGACGGGATCTGGGCCGAACCCGAATGCGACCTGGGCGTGCTGATGCGCGAGGACCCGATCGAGCTGATGGCCGGCGACCCGTGGGACCGTGCGCATCGGCTGGCCGCCCGCACGGGCACCGACCCCGTCGCGATCTGGGAGTGGGGCGTGGCCGACCGGGTCAGCACGGGTCTGGTGCTGACCGCCGTCGGTCTGCAGCCGGTCGCCGCGCAGATGCTCGCCGCGGCCGACGCGATCGCGTCAGGCGGATCGTAGGGTCAGCAGGGTGATCTCGCTGGGGGCGAAGATCCGGAAGGGCGGCCCCCAGAAGCCCGTGCCCCGGCTGGTGTAGAGCTGGGTGCGTTCCGAGTGCCGGGAGAGGCCCTGCAGCACCGGCTGGTCGAGCCGCACGAGGTAGTGGAAGGGCCACATCTGGCCGCCGTGGGTGTGGCCGGAGATCTGCAGGTCGACGCCGTGGGCGACGGCGCCCTGGATCTGCTGCGGCTGGTGGGCCAGCAGCAGGACGGGCAGGGCCGGGTCGGCGCCGGACAGGGCGGCCTCGTGGTCGGTGTGGTGGCCGGGCACGCCGGAGCCGGCCGCGGTGCGGTCGTCGACGCCCGCGATCACCAGGGAGTCGCCGCCGCGGGTGACGACCACGTGGCGGTTGTGCAGGGCTTCCCAGCCCAGCGCGGCCATGTGTTCGACCCAGCGCTGGGCGCCGCTGAAGTATTCGTGGTTGCCGGTCACGTAGACCCGGGCCATCGACGCCCGGATGTCGGCCAGCGGGGCGGCCTGGCTGCGGCGCTGGGCCACTTCGCCGTCGGCGATGTCGCCGGTGTGGGCGACCACGTCGGCGTCGAGCGTGTTGACCACCTCGGTGACCCCGCGGGACCAGCGGGAGCGTTCGATCGGGCCGTAGTGGGTGTCGGTCAGCAGCACCAGCCGCAGCCCGTCGAGGCCCGCGCCCAGCCGGGGCAGCACCACCTCCACCCGGCGCACCCGCGGCACCCGCCGGGCCTCCACGGTGCCCCACCCGAGCAGCACCAGCGAGATCACCAGAACCGCCGCGGTGGCGACGCGGGAGCGGGCCGGGGCGTCGACGCCGGCGATCGTCAGGACCAGGACGAGCAGCTGGCCGATGATCGACCAGACGAACAGGACCCAGATCACGCCCAGCGTCGTGTCGGCCACGACCGACGGGCCGTCGCGGTGCCGCGGGCCGTGGCCCAGGAACATCAGGACCGGGAACGACACCAGGGCGACCGCGAAGACGATCGTGCCGGTCACGAAGACACCGGTGGGCCAGTCGTTTCCGGCGCCGACGAGCGTCCACCAGGGCACGCCGAACAGCAGCAGCAGAACCCCGGTGATGGTCAGCGCGAACCGGATCGCGCGCCCGGGCCGGCGACGACGCGGCTCGGTCTCGACTGCTTCACCCACAGACACGCGTTGAACTATGACACCTCACGCGGGCGGGTTGCCGACCCTGTGGACAAGTTCGGCCGGCACGATCAGGTCGGCCCGGTCCCGGGTGGCCGCGATCCGCACGGCGTTGCGCTCGTCGGTGCCGGTGGCCCACGCTATCGCCGTCGTCTCGTCCTTGCCGAAGCGCACGTGCCGCTCGATCAGCCGGCGCAGGCGTTCCGGCTGATCCAGGTCCGCGTACCAGACCTCGGCGAACAGCTGCCGCAGCGGTCGCCACGGGCCGTCGTCGAGCAGCAGGTAGTTGCCCTCGCTGACGATCAGGCGGGCGTCGCGGAAGATCGGCAGGGCGCCGGCGATCGGCTGCTCGATGACGCGCTCGAACCCGGGGGCGTAAATGATCTCGTCCTCGTCGGCCAGCAGCCGTCGCAGCAGGGCCGCGTAGCCGAGCGGGTCGAACGTGTCGGGCGCACCCTTGCTGTCCCGGCGGCCCAGCCGCACCAGCTCGGCGTCGGCCAGGTGGAAACCGTCCATCGGCACGTGCGCGACCCAGGCGCCCGCGGCCAGCCCGTCCGGCGGCGCGGGGGCCAGCGCGGCCACCAGTTCCTCGGCCAGCGTGGTCTTGCCGGCGGCGGGCGGCCCGGCGATGCCGAGGACCGCCCGCCGGCCACCGGAGACCAGGCCGCGGGCCCGCTCCACCAGCGCGTCGAACGTGAGCGTCATGGCGATCACGGTAACCGGTCGGATCGACGACTCAGGGGTCCCATCGGCGGCGCCGAAGCCCTATACCGGTTGCGGGGAAGCAACGGGGGATCTGCACATGATCATGGGGGCGGTGGTGGCTGCCGTGCTGGCGGCCACGCTGGTGAGCGCACCGGTCGAGCCGGTCGGGCCGGGCTTCGCGGCGGGGCCGTTCGACTCCGCGGTGGATCGGCGGGGCCGGGTCTACGTGACCGAGGGGGACGCGTTGATCCGGCTCATGCCGCGGGGCCGCCGCACGACGGTGGCCGAGTTCCCGAGCCGTGTCGTGCCGGCGCCCGGGCGCCTGCCCGACGGCACGCCGCGGGGTGGGCCGGTGCGGATGCCGCCGGTGCCGAGCGCGGTCGCGATGGGGCCGGACGGCGCCTTCTACGTGGGCGAGCTGACCGGTTTCCCGTTCCCGCCGGGCCGGGCGCGGGTGTGGCGGGTCGTGCCGGGCCGGCCGCCGGAGGTGTACGCGGGCGGGTTCACCGCCGTGGTCGACCTCGACTGGGGGCCGGGCGGGCTCTACGTGCTCGAGCTGGCCCGGCACGGCCTGCTCAGCGGCGACCGCACCGGGGCGCTGCTGCGTGTCGAGGGCAGTGGCCGGCGCGCGACGATCGCCTCGGACGGGCTGGCCGCGCCGTCGGGCCTGACCATCCGCAACGGCGTGGCCTACGTGACGACGTGCGCGGACTGCCCGGGCGAGGGCACGGTGCGCAGCTTCCCGCTAGCCAAGCCCTAGACCGAGCCGCAGCCCGGCCACCCCGGCCGGGGAGAGCGGGCGCTTCGTGGCCCGGGACAACTCCTCCCGTACGGCGGGGGGAAGCTCGTCGGCCAGGGAGCGCAGGCGCGGGTAGAGGTCGAGCACGTCGCGGTGGGTCAGCGCGCCGACGCCGATGAGCAGGCCGTTGACCGCGCCCGGGGTGTGCACCAGTTCGGCGCAGAGCTCGCGGCGCCAACGCGGGTCGTCGACCCGGTTGGCGAACTCGCGGGCGATCCGGTTGCCGGCCGGTGAGGGCTCCTCGGGGGCGGCGTGCCGGCCGGCGCGGGCCGGCACCGGGGCCAGGCGGCAGGCGATGCCGAGCAGGCGGGCCAGCTCGGGCACGGTGAGCACGTCGAGCCCGGCCGCACAGGTCTCACAGAGCCGGTAGTAGGTCGCCGCGTGCACGAGGGTGGCTGGGCGCGGGCAGTCGCCCAGCGGGCCGCACAGCCGGTCGAGGATGATCTCGGCCAGGGTGCCCTCGTGGTCGAAGCGGCCCACCCCGAAATAGGCGGCGGGGGCGCTGCGATATCGGGTGAGCGCGGTCCGGGCGCTGGCGTAACCATCGGAAGCCACGCTTATGCGAGGAATGCCGCTCTCGGCCTGCATCTGGATCAATCGGAACATATCCCGTCGCCCCCGGGTGGTGAAGGACCGTCGTCGACCGGGGGTACGGGCCAGGCGATCGTGCGGTTCACTCGTCATGGGTGCCGGTGGAGAAAATCTGCCGGTCCCGCGGCCCGGTGAGCCGGAACGCGTCGAACGTGACCGCATGCAGGGCATAGATCGCAGCCGAGATGACCACGAACATGGCGGCCAGCACGGCGGTCAGGGCCCCGTCGAGGGCCGGCCAGGCGGCCGGAACCAGGGTTGCCCCTAGCACGACGGCCGCCTGACAAGTAGCCTCCGCGCAGCGCAACGGATCGAATGTCATAGCCTTCACCCTTCCGGGTGGGGATCCCTGCGCGCCTCTGCCCGGAGCGGGACTTCGGCTACGACTTTCGGCAGAGGGACGAAAGCGAAGAAACCGCAACCCTGCGCAAGGGTTCCACTTAGCGTGGAACCTCAGACCACAAGCCGTACGAGGACGACCGCGTGACCGTGACGACGAGGCCGGGCTGGGACACCCTGCCCGCACTCATGTACCACTCCGTGTCGGCCGTCGGCGGCCCGATGCGTGATCTCGCCGTGCCGCCCGCACTGCTGCGCGAGCAGTTGCAGGCGCTCACCGGCGCGGGCTACCGCCTCGTCGGCCTGACCGAGGCGCTCGACCTGCTGGCCGCGGGCAGCACCGAGAAGCTGCTCGCCGTCACGTTCGACGACGGCTACCGCGACTTCTTGACCGAGGGCGTGCCGATCCTCGCCGAGACCGGCGCCGAGGCGACCCTGTACGCCTCGGTCGGCCACCTGGGCGGCACGGCGGGCTGGCTCGGCCAGTGGGCCCCCGACTTCGGGCCGATGCTGACCTGGGACGAGCTGGGCGAGGTGGCCGCGGCGGGCGTCGAGATCGGCAACCACAGCCTGATCCACCACCCGCTCGACGTGCTCCCGCCCGAGCAGCTGCGCGACGAGATCACCCGCAGTCACGACGAGCTCGAGCAGCGGCTGCAGACCAAGGTGCGGTCGTTCGCCTACCCGCACGGTTACAACAGCCGGCGGGTCCGGGACATCGTCGCGGCCAACGGGTACGACAACGCCACCGAGGTCGGCCGCCGGCTGCACACGCCGGGCGAGAAGCAGCTCGCCGTGCCGCGCCTGCAGCCCACCCCCGACCACAGCGGCGCCGACCTGGTGGAGCTGGTCAAGCACGGCGAGGCCGGCCTGATCCCCAAGGTCAAGCAGCTGGCCCAGCCGGGCTGGCGCGCGGTCCGCAAGGTGGCTCGCACGTTCGGGCGCAACCTCACATGAGGCGCCGGAGCCTGCTCGGCCTGGGCGCCGGCGCGCTGGCCGCCGTCCCGCTGGCCGGCTGTGAGACGTATC from the Paractinoplanes abujensis genome contains:
- a CDS encoding nucleoside/nucleotide kinase family protein; protein product: MTLTFDALVERARGLVSGGRRAVLGIAGPPAAGKTTLAEELVAALAPAPPDGLAAGAWVAHVPMDGFHLADAELVRLGRRDSKGAPDTFDPLGYAALLRRLLADEDEIIYAPGFERVIEQPIAGALPIFRDARLIVSEGNYLLLDDGPWRPLRQLFAEVWYADLDQPERLRRLIERHVRFGKDETTAIAWATGTDERNAVRIAATRDRADLIVPAELVHRVGNPPA
- a CDS encoding polysaccharide deacetylase family protein: MTVTTRPGWDTLPALMYHSVSAVGGPMRDLAVPPALLREQLQALTGAGYRLVGLTEALDLLAAGSTEKLLAVTFDDGYRDFLTEGVPILAETGAEATLYASVGHLGGTAGWLGQWAPDFGPMLTWDELGEVAAAGVEIGNHSLIHHPLDVLPPEQLRDEITRSHDELEQRLQTKVRSFAYPHGYNSRRVRDIVAANGYDNATEVGRRLHTPGEKQLAVPRLQPTPDHSGADLVELVKHGEAGLIPKVKQLAQPGWRAVRKVARTFGRNLT
- a CDS encoding metallophosphoesterase, with amino-acid sequence MSVGEAVETEPRRRRPGRAIRFALTITGVLLLLFGVPWWTLVGAGNDWPTGVFVTGTIVFAVALVSFPVLMFLGHGPRHRDGPSVVADTTLGVIWVLFVWSIIGQLLVLVLTIAGVDAPARSRVATAAVLVISLVLLGWGTVEARRVPRVRRVEVVLPRLGAGLDGLRLVLLTDTHYGPIERSRWSRGVTEVVNTLDADVVAHTGDIADGEVAQRRSQAAPLADIRASMARVYVTGNHEYFSGAQRWVEHMAALGWEALHNRHVVVTRGGDSLVIAGVDDRTAAGSGVPGHHTDHEAALSGADPALPVLLLAHQPQQIQGAVAHGVDLQISGHTHGGQMWPFHYLVRLDQPVLQGLSRHSERTQLYTSRGTGFWGPPFRIFAPSEITLLTLRSA
- a CDS encoding ScyD/ScyE family protein, translated to MIMGAVVAAVLAATLVSAPVEPVGPGFAAGPFDSAVDRRGRVYVTEGDALIRLMPRGRRTTVAEFPSRVVPAPGRLPDGTPRGGPVRMPPVPSAVAMGPDGAFYVGELTGFPFPPGRARVWRVVPGRPPEVYAGGFTAVVDLDWGPGGLYVLELARHGLLSGDRTGALLRVEGSGRRATIASDGLAAPSGLTIRNGVAYVTTCADCPGEGTVRSFPLAKP
- a CDS encoding aminoglycoside phosphotransferase family protein, with amino-acid sequence MRDLPDPVRAKAVNAGAQQWLAGLPALVAELAERWAFTVGEAFPDGTEAYVAAVTRHDGTPAVLKLLVPRPGAAARHEITVLRLTAGAGCARLLAHDEARGALLLERLGPALSDLALPQPDRLTILTDLATTVWRATPDRRAAASPASVLPSGAGRAERMAATITRRWEELGRPCSRAAVDHAMAAAESRRRAHDPARAVLNHGDVHQWNALRAGAGFKLVDPDGIWAEPECDLGVLMREDPIELMAGDPWDRAHRLAARTGTDPVAIWEWGVADRVSTGLVLTAVGLQPVAAQMLAAADAIASGGS